The Benincasa hispida cultivar B227 chromosome 11, ASM972705v1, whole genome shotgun sequence genome has a segment encoding these proteins:
- the LOC120090207 gene encoding lactosylceramide 4-alpha-galactosyltransferase yields MSERCAISPILPTILFAAIIFLVCGDGIIYKVSIRTVSIDEKRNSNSTIKCISQLQIKPTLVGEPLQSSPENRDDDDSETFDSLVVPSNLSAKEARIDWFMKHLPDFRILQSNNLTQQFHNRLLEFLSHECGTQFFMTWVSPARSFRERELMAAESVFKSHPRGCLTILSRTLDSERGCKILKPLLDHGFKIQAITPDLPFLFKSTPVEAWFDEMKSGKKDPGQIPLAQNLSNLMRLAVLYKYGGVYIDTDFIVLKSFMGLKNAIGAQSIDPVSKNWTILNNAVLVFDKKHPLLEKFMENFASNFDGNRWGYNGPFLVSRVIAKVTGARARPGFNVTVLPPAAFYPVDWIKIGELFKKPENRAAASWAKAKLAQLNNETYGIHLWNKQKCTYSKANL; encoded by the exons ATGTCTGAAAGGTGTGCTATATCACCCATATTGCCTACCATCCTGTTTGCTGCCATCATCTTCCTTGTATGTGGAGATGGCATAATCTACAAAGTATCAATTCGAACAGTATCCATAGATGAGaaaagaaattcaaactcaacaatTAAGTGCATATCACAACTGCAAATTAAGCCAACCTTAGTTGGAGAGCCACTGCAGTCCTCACCAGAAAACAGAGATGATGATGATAGTGAAACTTTTGATTCTTTAGTAGTTCCATCGAATCTTTCAGCAAAAGAAGCAAGAATTGATTGGTTTATGAAGCACCTTCCTGACTTTCGAATTTTGCAGTCAAACAACTTGACGCAGCAGTTTCATAATCGACTTCTGGAGTTTCTCAGCCATGAGTGTGGGACACAATTCTTCATGACATGGGTATCTCCAGCAAGGTCTTTCAGGGAAAGAGAACTGATGGCAGCAGAAAGTGTTTTTAAGTCTCATCCCCGCGGATGCTTAACTATTCTATCAAGAACGCTGGATTCAGAAAGAGGCTGCAAGATTCTTAAACCTCTACTTGATCATGGGTTTAAAATTCAGGCAATCACACCGGACTTGCCTTTTCTATTCAAAAGCACTCCGGTTGAGGCTTGGTTTGATGAGATGAAGAGTGGAAAAAAGGACCCTGGTCAGATTCCATTAGCTCAGAATCTATCTAACCTAATGAGACTTGCAGTTTTATACAAGTATGGAGGTGTTTATATAGATACAGATTTCATTGTTTTGAAGTCTTTCATGGGGTTAAAGAACGCTATTGGTGCACAAAGTATTGATCCGGTATCTAAGAACTGGACAATACTGAATAACGCTGTTCTTGTTTTTGATAAGAAGCATCCACTTCTAGAGAAATTCATGGAAAATTTTGCATCAAATTTTGATGGGAACAGATGGGGATATAATGGACCTTTTCTGGTCTCCAGAGTAATAGCAAAGGTAACAGGAGCCAGAGCTAGACCTGGTTTCAACGTCACTGTATTGCCACCAGCAGCGTTCTACCCAGTGGACTGGATTAAGATTGGTGAGCTTTTTAAGAAGCCAGAAAACAGAGCTGCCGCAAGCTGGGCAAAAGCAAAACTAGCTCAGCTAAATAACGAGACTTATGGAATTCACCTATGGAACAAGCAGA AATGCACTTACTCCAAGGCTAACCTTTGA